One genomic region from Desulfovibrio porci encodes:
- a CDS encoding glycosyltransferase family 2 protein yields the protein MVRSNMLAPLLELLESSMTMHGWAGRMFGVRQWLRDGSLASMRTASVSVVVIRRNVQPSFPCDVFELLKKEEVSFQSILVDIPEEDHMTTSREQGNCVDAHLVLSSSTPWYTAFNLGAACAGGDLLVFLNGAAMPQTGLLAAYREMFQAHPETLAARGVLHVTGLEDCACQVTGSFALADETVLWPVDLDENMAVRANIFFALGGFDESLIGGYGALDLSIRLFGCKPDFCCQRYAPRARIVLESPEHPGLPLENYLMQRQRAWLQLNDSLKRYLDLYGKFWLEHVNKEERQ from the coding sequence ATGGTAAGATCGAATATGCTTGCCCCGCTTCTGGAACTGCTGGAAAGTTCCATGACCATGCATGGCTGGGCGGGCCGGATGTTTGGTGTGCGCCAATGGCTGCGGGATGGCTCGCTTGCATCAATGCGCACGGCGTCTGTCAGCGTTGTGGTGATACGTCGTAATGTCCAGCCGAGTTTTCCCTGTGATGTTTTTGAGCTCCTGAAAAAAGAAGAAGTCTCCTTTCAGAGCATACTGGTGGACATTCCGGAAGAAGACCATATGACGACCTCAAGAGAGCAAGGAAACTGCGTGGATGCACACCTTGTCCTTTCTTCTTCCACCCCCTGGTACACAGCCTTCAACCTTGGCGCGGCCTGCGCCGGTGGCGACCTGCTTGTTTTTCTGAATGGCGCGGCAATGCCGCAAACAGGCTTGCTTGCCGCATACAGGGAAATGTTCCAAGCGCACCCTGAAACCCTAGCCGCACGGGGCGTTCTACACGTTACAGGACTTGAAGACTGTGCTTGCCAAGTCACAGGCAGTTTTGCTCTCGCCGATGAAACAGTGCTCTGGCCGGTTGATCTGGATGAAAACATGGCCGTGCGGGCGAATATTTTTTTCGCGCTGGGTGGTTTTGATGAAAGCCTCATCGGCGGCTATGGGGCACTGGATTTATCTATCCGTCTTTTTGGCTGCAAGCCGGACTTTTGTTGCCAACGCTACGCGCCAAGGGCGCGGATTGTTCTGGAGAGCCCCGAACATCCCGGCCTCCCTCTGGAGAACTATCTGATGCAGCGGCAAAGAGCCTGGTTGCAGTTAAATGATTCGCTCAAGCGCTATCTGGATCTGTATGGCAAATTCTGGCTGGAGCATGTCAATAAGGAGGAGAGACAGTGA
- a CDS encoding 3-oxoacyl-ACP synthase III family protein, with translation MFCTFSHVRLAAVHACVPPNEVSIMDELEYYGGNRKKVERLRRAIGLNTRRICPEGVTASDLCFQAASELLDSTGIRREEIDALLFLSQTPDYQMPATSCVLQDRLGLSRECAAIDLSQGCSGYVYGLWMAASLISSGACKKLLLLVGDVFPPRNPANRVVSPIFGDCGTASLLLHETSASDIAFALGTDGSGHELIAMPAGRARRPLSLDRTNDAELYEDIFDADGNPWRMLQPYMNGRKIFDFSLQVVPDHIKSFMESAKVSPAQIDYLFLHQANGQIVESVTDKAGFPLSKVWSETFSRYGNLACASIPASICDRLGGSRQARGRMLLCGFGVGLSWASCLVPIAGLHVGPVTDYQGNASETYNADYLAHWQKIFCGKEDS, from the coding sequence ATGTTCTGCACATTTTCCCATGTTCGCCTAGCTGCGGTACACGCCTGTGTGCCGCCCAACGAAGTTTCCATTATGGATGAGCTGGAATATTACGGCGGAAATCGCAAGAAGGTTGAACGCCTGCGCAGGGCCATAGGTCTGAATACCCGTCGTATCTGCCCGGAAGGCGTGACCGCTTCGGATTTGTGCTTTCAGGCGGCAAGCGAACTCCTGGACAGCACCGGCATACGGCGTGAAGAGATTGATGCTCTGCTTTTTCTGAGCCAGACGCCGGACTATCAGATGCCCGCCACATCCTGTGTTCTGCAGGACAGACTGGGGTTGTCGCGGGAATGCGCGGCCATCGATCTCAGTCAGGGCTGCTCCGGCTATGTCTATGGGCTCTGGATGGCGGCCAGCCTCATATCTTCCGGGGCCTGCAAAAAGCTGCTTTTGCTGGTGGGAGACGTCTTTCCTCCGCGCAATCCCGCCAACCGGGTGGTAAGCCCGATATTTGGCGACTGCGGGACGGCCTCACTTCTGCTGCATGAAACATCCGCTTCGGATATTGCCTTTGCGCTGGGCACGGACGGCAGCGGCCATGAACTGATCGCCATGCCCGCCGGACGCGCGCGCCGTCCCCTCTCGCTTGATCGGACTAACGATGCTGAACTCTATGAGGACATATTTGACGCTGACGGAAATCCCTGGCGGATGCTCCAGCCCTATATGAATGGACGCAAGATTTTTGATTTCAGTTTGCAGGTGGTGCCTGACCACATCAAAAGCTTTATGGAATCCGCCAAGGTCAGCCCCGCGCAGATTGATTATCTCTTTTTACATCAGGCCAACGGTCAGATAGTGGAAAGTGTAACCGACAAGGCGGGTTTTCCCCTTTCAAAAGTCTGGAGCGAAACTTTCAGCCGCTACGGCAATCTGGCCTGTGCCTCCATCCCGGCAAGCATTTGCGACCGGCTGGGCGGAAGCAGACAGGCGCGTGGGCGGATGCTCCTCTGTGGTTTTGGCGTAGGACTTTCATGGGCGTCCTGCCTCGTTCCAATAGCGGGCCTGCATGTGGGGCCAGTGACAGATTACCAGGGCAATGCGTCAGAAACGTATAATGCCGACTACCTGGCCCATTGGCAAAAAATTTTTTGCGGCAAGGAGGACAGTTGA
- a CDS encoding amino acid ABC transporter permease has product MLDTVFFSHDLLPALNRGLLVSLALIIPAGSLGFVGGVLIGCMRAFGPRWLRRLGDWYTALLRGVPLAVQLMMIYYALPKLGIYFAPYGAALTSFILCTAAYQSEYVRGALLSIRQGQISAAQALGFNTWQTVVWIVVPQAARRALPGCGNEIIYLIKYSSLAYLVTCMELMGEGKVVASDTFRFTEVFLTVGAYYLIMVTLATWLLRWLERRFHVPGFGAR; this is encoded by the coding sequence ATGCTGGATACGGTCTTTTTCAGCCACGATCTGCTGCCCGCCCTGAACAGAGGGCTGCTGGTCTCCCTCGCCCTGATCATCCCCGCGGGCAGTCTGGGTTTTGTGGGTGGCGTGCTTATCGGCTGTATGCGCGCCTTCGGGCCGCGCTGGCTGCGCCGCCTGGGCGACTGGTACACCGCTCTGTTGCGCGGCGTGCCCCTGGCCGTGCAGCTGATGATGATCTACTACGCCCTGCCCAAGCTGGGCATCTACTTTGCGCCCTATGGCGCGGCCCTGACCTCCTTCATTCTCTGCACGGCGGCCTATCAGTCCGAATACGTGCGCGGGGCGCTGCTTTCCATCCGCCAGGGCCAGATCAGCGCGGCCCAGGCCCTGGGCTTCAACACCTGGCAGACCGTGGTCTGGATCGTGGTGCCCCAGGCCGCCCGGCGGGCCCTGCCCGGTTGCGGCAACGAAATCATCTATCTGATCAAATACAGCTCCCTGGCCTATCTGGTCACCTGTATGGAACTGATGGGCGAGGGCAAAGTGGTGGCCTCGGACACCTTCCGTTTCACCGAAGTTTTTCTTACCGTGGGGGCCTATTATCTGATCATGGTCACCTTGGCGACCTGGTTGCTGCGCTGGCTGGAGCGGCGCTTCCACGTACCGGGCTTCGGCGCGCGATAA
- a CDS encoding amino acid ABC transporter ATP-binding protein: MSAEREVVLRIKGISKELGGKPILDNCSLTVHRGELKVLIGPSGAGKSTLLQCIDCLIPPDSGEIWLEGEPLVMNDRRRLCAYRAQVGMIFQDFNLFDHLTAEENVAIALRKVRGMSRKDAKARALEELGRVGLARRALLYPAQLSGGQKQRVAIARALAMDPKVILLDEPTSALDPELVGEVLAVIRDLARGGMTMIMATHQMDFARALASEILFMERGRIIEQGVPDVLLAEGSATRTRDFCARLLEMGA, encoded by the coding sequence ATGAGCGCAGAACGGGAAGTGGTATTGCGGATCAAGGGCATCTCCAAGGAGCTGGGCGGCAAGCCCATTCTGGACAACTGCTCGCTGACGGTCCACCGGGGCGAACTCAAGGTGCTCATCGGCCCTTCGGGCGCGGGCAAGAGCACGCTTTTGCAGTGCATCGACTGCCTGATCCCGCCGGACTCCGGAGAAATCTGGCTGGAAGGCGAACCCCTGGTGATGAACGACAGGCGCAGACTCTGCGCCTACCGCGCCCAGGTCGGGATGATCTTTCAGGACTTCAACCTCTTTGACCACCTCACCGCCGAGGAAAACGTGGCCATTGCCCTGCGCAAGGTGCGCGGCATGTCCCGCAAGGACGCCAAAGCCCGCGCCCTGGAAGAACTGGGCCGCGTCGGCCTGGCCCGGCGCGCCCTGCTCTACCCCGCCCAGCTTTCAGGCGGCCAGAAGCAGCGTGTGGCCATTGCCCGCGCCCTGGCCATGGACCCCAAAGTCATTCTGCTGGACGAACCCACCTCGGCCCTGGACCCGGAACTGGTGGGCGAGGTGCTGGCTGTGATCCGGGATCTGGCGCGCGGCGGCATGACCATGATCATGGCCACCCACCAGATGGATTTCGCCCGGGCTCTGGCCTCGGAAATTTTGTTCATGGAACGCGGCAGGATTATTGAGCAGGGCGTCCCGGACGTGCTGCTGGCCGAAGGTTCGGCCACGCGCACCCGCGATTTTTGCGCCCGCCTTCTGGAGATGGGCGCTTAA
- the wecC gene encoding UDP-N-acetyl-D-mannosamine dehydrogenase, whose amino-acid sequence MMQQYEKNTLSVCILGLGYIGLPTASLLASKGFRVHGVDINDVLIHDLRHGKCAIYEPALDVLVKSALQSGNLTVNTRPSEADIFIICVPTPFTTGHKPDLRYVKAAATSIAPFLRNGNLVILESTAPVGATEKMARVLAEMRPDLRIGQHSHGDSVPVYVAHCPERVLPGRILHELVENDRIVGGIDQDSTRRGVEFYRSFVSGNVQGTDSRTAEMIKLTENSFRDVNIAFANELSLICEELDLDVWEVIALANRHPRVNILRPGAGVGGHCIAVDPWFLVDSAPQTTRLIRAAREVNDSKPEKIVAHTLDAVAARPDSTVACLGLAFKPDIDDLRESPALLIAEALAKKNINLVICEPHVQHLPPELEGKPNVRKMDLHNCLQKGNIILALVGHKAFAAVDPNALVKKTVIDVCGLWQGERTKRHSHEAGGK is encoded by the coding sequence ATGATGCAGCAATATGAAAAAAATACGTTAAGTGTTTGTATTCTTGGATTGGGATATATCGGTTTGCCAACGGCCAGTCTACTGGCCAGCAAAGGATTCCGGGTGCATGGAGTGGATATCAATGACGTTCTGATCCATGATTTGCGTCATGGGAAATGCGCCATTTACGAACCCGCACTGGATGTGCTGGTAAAATCCGCCCTGCAATCCGGCAACCTCACAGTTAATACCAGACCCAGTGAGGCGGATATTTTTATTATCTGTGTTCCGACTCCCTTTACGACAGGTCATAAACCTGATCTCCGTTATGTGAAAGCAGCCGCGACCAGTATTGCGCCTTTTTTGCGCAACGGCAATCTTGTCATCCTGGAATCTACGGCTCCCGTCGGCGCTACGGAAAAAATGGCGAGAGTACTGGCGGAAATGAGACCGGATCTGCGAATCGGCCAGCATAGCCATGGTGATTCCGTGCCTGTTTACGTGGCCCATTGTCCTGAACGGGTTTTACCTGGTCGTATTCTGCATGAACTGGTGGAAAACGATCGTATCGTTGGCGGCATTGACCAGGATTCAACCCGCAGAGGAGTGGAGTTTTACCGTAGCTTTGTCAGCGGCAATGTGCAGGGCACTGACTCGCGTACAGCCGAGATGATCAAGCTGACGGAAAATTCCTTTCGGGATGTCAATATTGCATTTGCCAACGAACTATCGCTTATTTGTGAAGAACTGGACCTTGATGTCTGGGAAGTTATAGCTCTCGCCAACCGTCATCCTCGCGTGAACATATTGCGGCCAGGCGCGGGCGTAGGGGGGCATTGCATCGCGGTTGACCCATGGTTTCTGGTGGATTCCGCGCCGCAGACCACGAGGTTGATTCGTGCGGCGCGGGAGGTGAACGACTCCAAGCCGGAGAAAATTGTTGCCCATACGCTGGACGCCGTGGCTGCTCGCCCCGACTCCACTGTTGCCTGCCTTGGCTTGGCGTTCAAACCGGATATAGATGATTTGCGGGAAAGCCCGGCCCTGCTCATCGCCGAAGCACTGGCCAAGAAAAACATAAATCTGGTCATCTGTGAACCTCATGTTCAACACCTGCCTCCGGAACTGGAAGGCAAGCCCAATGTGCGAAAAATGGATTTGCATAACTGCCTGCAAAAAGGGAACATCATCCTGGCTCTGGTTGGGCACAAGGCTTTTGCCGCTGTTGACCCGAATGCACTTGTAAAAAAAACTGTTATTGACGTTTGCGGGTTGTGGCAAGGCGAACGGACAAAACGGCATAGCCATGAAGCGGGCGGGAAGTAA
- a CDS encoding glycosyltransferase produces MANIYVLINLSISNAWLAASIHANQQLLAAHNIDLVPFDSANADFVPFNISFWYASAGEPLSPALTEKLDTVQSSLDAGRSVLFLGQSADLNIQKNFFAFIQKYLCTEIHSVIPLIIMGKPTLCMEFWWQATPQGVSENLADKWINYAKNTSQLVLQAQDEWDKERLILIPYLHDAITQNSITEISYLVFKLLGIDDIPHIAAPLPFYYFTNTASALRLLEARQVRHNDWPPLDNTSYMAALQKLDQNWGPEPYSPLSYRQALLENGREDQRKLENLLDLPAHSLDAPDWYGTLPEMDASMSLKSERLHAFAETLTPPMRNILLQRFANDHDFLSEDQKALASALAAMEGTEFKRIEEAQEQPVLTVLTMTRNHEKYIGSCIEGVLAQKTDFPVRHLILDHYSTDDTPQIINQYAREYPSIRPVLLNNYHCIYQNVHDLFIRCNSEYAALCDGDDYFIDPCKLQKQMDFLKSHPRCSLCFHPVAVVFEDGQEPGVFPSRDMLPRGIREEYYLSDLFKGNMIQTNSVVYKWRFRDGLPAWFRHDLCPGDWYWHLLHAEQGKIGFLPDIMSVYRRHGSSLYKYSFINRLEHRRKFGMAELETYHAVNEHFQDRYLLPLAKLANGVLCDFLEIFMKEGDKHFLDLACESYPKFGKFFLSQLTLTNQPPVAQEVPK; encoded by the coding sequence GTGGCCAACATCTATGTACTCATCAATCTCAGTATAAGCAATGCTTGGCTTGCCGCCTCTATTCACGCCAATCAACAGCTACTCGCCGCTCACAACATTGACTTGGTTCCATTCGATAGTGCAAACGCCGATTTTGTGCCTTTCAATATATCGTTTTGGTATGCTTCAGCCGGTGAACCCCTCTCACCCGCTTTGACGGAAAAGCTGGATACTGTTCAATCCAGTCTTGATGCGGGCCGTAGTGTCCTTTTTCTTGGGCAAAGCGCGGATTTGAACATCCAAAAAAATTTTTTCGCTTTTATTCAAAAATATCTCTGCACTGAAATTCATTCAGTGATTCCGCTCATAATTATGGGCAAGCCAACTCTTTGCATGGAGTTTTGGTGGCAAGCAACGCCACAAGGAGTGAGCGAAAACCTGGCGGACAAATGGATAAACTATGCCAAAAATACTTCACAACTTGTATTACAAGCACAGGATGAGTGGGACAAGGAACGTCTTATTCTGATTCCGTATCTGCATGATGCCATCACACAAAATAGTATTACAGAAATATCCTACCTGGTTTTCAAATTACTCGGCATAGACGACATACCTCATATAGCCGCTCCACTCCCTTTCTATTATTTCACCAACACAGCCTCCGCGTTACGCTTGCTGGAAGCCAGACAGGTGCGCCACAACGATTGGCCGCCTCTTGATAATACGTCCTACATGGCGGCCTTGCAGAAGCTGGATCAGAACTGGGGGCCTGAGCCATATTCCCCTCTGTCCTATCGGCAGGCCCTGCTTGAAAATGGCCGTGAAGATCAAAGGAAACTGGAAAATCTTCTTGACCTCCCCGCGCATTCGCTGGATGCGCCGGACTGGTACGGTACTTTACCGGAGATGGATGCCTCAATGTCGCTTAAGTCGGAGCGGCTGCATGCCTTTGCCGAGACTCTAACGCCCCCCATGCGTAACATTTTGCTCCAACGCTTTGCCAATGATCATGATTTTCTCTCGGAAGATCAGAAAGCGTTGGCGTCGGCATTGGCCGCCATGGAAGGAACAGAGTTCAAACGCATTGAGGAAGCGCAAGAGCAGCCGGTACTTACTGTTCTGACAATGACGCGTAACCATGAAAAATATATTGGTTCGTGCATAGAGGGGGTCCTAGCTCAGAAGACGGATTTTCCGGTGCGTCATCTGATTCTGGATCATTATTCAACAGATGACACGCCGCAGATTATCAACCAGTATGCGAGAGAATATCCTTCCATTCGGCCCGTACTTCTTAACAATTATCATTGTATTTATCAGAACGTTCATGATCTGTTTATTCGCTGTAATAGTGAGTACGCCGCACTGTGTGACGGAGACGACTATTTTATTGACCCGTGCAAACTGCAAAAACAGATGGATTTTTTAAAAAGTCATCCCCGTTGTTCCCTTTGTTTCCACCCTGTGGCAGTGGTCTTTGAAGACGGGCAGGAGCCGGGTGTTTTTCCTTCGCGTGACATGCTGCCGCGCGGCATACGCGAAGAGTATTATCTCTCGGATCTGTTCAAAGGCAACATGATCCAGACCAACTCCGTTGTTTACAAATGGCGTTTCAGGGATGGGCTGCCCGCATGGTTCCGGCACGATCTCTGTCCGGGGGACTGGTATTGGCATCTGCTCCATGCCGAGCAGGGCAAAATAGGGTTTCTGCCTGACATTATGTCTGTTTACCGTCGCCACGGCAGTTCACTGTACAAATATTCTTTTATCAACCGCCTGGAACACCGGCGAAAATTCGGAATGGCGGAGCTGGAAACCTATCATGCGGTCAATGAACATTTTCAGGATCGCTATCTTTTACCCTTGGCAAAGCTTGCCAACGGGGTTCTGTGCGATTTTTTGGAAATTTTTATGAAAGAAGGCGACAAGCACTTTCTTGACCTGGCGTGCGAATCATATCCGAAATTCGGCAAGTTTTTTCTCAGTCAACTTACACTGACGAATCAGCCTCCAGTTGCGCAGGAAGTCCCCAAATGA
- a CDS encoding SDR family NAD(P)-dependent oxidoreductase gives MTLFSREQYILVTGASSGIGRACAMLCNQLGASVIAGGRNEERLAASQARCASPAHWHNEVRDLVADLESLPRWVAGLRQKYGRLWGLIHAAGEGRLDSISYFELAEAKSHLELNFLVPMQIAKGFSDRRNFARGGAMLFLSSASAVYPEKGHCLYGAAKAALATAMKTVSQEMAHKGLRVHCLAPGWVRTPMLDMAIEHMGESYETKEKARYPLGFGEPEDVAWMAAFLLSDKARWITGQNFVLGGGCY, from the coding sequence ATGACCCTGTTTTCACGGGAGCAGTATATCCTTGTTACCGGGGCCAGCTCCGGCATAGGCCGGGCCTGCGCCATGCTGTGCAACCAGCTTGGGGCCAGTGTGATAGCAGGCGGGCGCAATGAGGAACGTCTGGCAGCCTCGCAGGCTCGGTGTGCAAGCCCTGCGCACTGGCATAATGAGGTCAGGGACCTGGTGGCCGACCTTGAGTCCCTGCCGCGATGGGTTGCCGGTTTGCGGCAGAAATACGGCAGGCTTTGGGGCCTGATTCATGCCGCCGGTGAAGGTCGTTTGGACAGTATCTCCTACTTTGAGCTGGCTGAGGCCAAAAGTCACCTTGAGCTGAATTTTCTTGTGCCCATGCAGATCGCCAAGGGCTTTTCGGACAGGCGCAATTTTGCCAGAGGGGGAGCCATGCTTTTTCTCTCCTCGGCTTCAGCGGTCTATCCGGAGAAAGGACATTGTCTCTACGGAGCCGCCAAGGCCGCTCTGGCCACAGCCATGAAAACAGTCAGTCAGGAAATGGCGCATAAAGGCTTGCGAGTGCACTGTCTTGCGCCTGGCTGGGTACGCACGCCCATGCTGGATATGGCCATAGAACATATGGGTGAAAGCTACGAAACAAAAGAGAAAGCCCGTTATCCACTGGGTTTTGGCGAACCGGAGGACGTCGCCTGGATGGCGGCCTTTCTTCTTTCAGACAAGGCACGCTGGATCACCGGCCAGAATTTCGTGCTGGGCGGAGGGTGCTACTGA
- a CDS encoding phosphopantetheine-binding protein: MEIKELLLEWQDVLQCDVPLCAGTILTELEEWDSLSQSGMAAFFDRKLGIRLSSDEIAKCRTVRDLLALAGKA; the protein is encoded by the coding sequence ATGGAGATTAAAGAACTTTTACTGGAATGGCAGGACGTATTGCAGTGCGATGTCCCCTTGTGTGCCGGAACAATCCTGACCGAGCTTGAAGAGTGGGATTCCCTTTCTCAATCGGGCATGGCGGCGTTCTTTGACCGTAAACTGGGAATCCGGCTCTCTTCAGACGAAATTGCCAAGTGCCGCACAGTGCGGGATTTGCTCGCTCTGGCAGGAAAAGCATGA
- a CDS encoding site-specific integrase, with product MRALEKSDRLEVFALRLLLLTGARKSEVLKARWEHVRPNQRLLTVPLSKSGKPRHISLLDEAIAVIRAIPCVPGCPWLFPGHAPDKPLSDIYQFWNKVRRGLGLTDVRIHDLRHTFAILLVNAGHSLYEVQKLLGTAIPARPCVTPIWGRHHWWLQRKP from the coding sequence ATGCGGGCGCTGGAAAAAAGCGACCGGCTGGAAGTGTTTGCTCTTCGTCTACTTCTGCTGACCGGCGCGCGTAAGAGCGAAGTCCTCAAGGCTCGATGGGAGCATGTGCGTCCGAATCAGCGTCTGCTCACCGTGCCTCTGTCCAAGTCCGGCAAGCCGCGCCATATTTCACTGCTCGACGAGGCCATAGCGGTCATCCGCGCCATACCCTGCGTGCCGGGATGCCCGTGGCTCTTCCCCGGCCACGCGCCGGACAAGCCGCTCTCCGATATATATCAGTTCTGGAACAAGGTTCGGCGCGGACTCGGCCTTACCGATGTGCGCATCCACGACTTGCGGCATACCTTCGCCATCCTGCTGGTTAATGCCGGGCACTCGCTCTACGAGGTACAAAAGCTGCTGGGCACAGCGATCCCCGCACGACCATGCGTTACGCCCATCTGGGGCAGGCATCACTGGTGGCTGCAACGAAAACCGTGA
- a CDS encoding DegT/DnrJ/EryC1/StrS family aminotransferase has translation MQHPIYVTKTRLPEPETFSRLCKDIFQRAWITNNGQCVQELERTLAEYLGVSHVLVCNNGTMALMLAIQCAGLAGKKVAVTPYTYVATLSALLWLHCTPVFVDIEPDTLCLSPELLRGRFEEEPDIAGVLPVHIYGLACDVENLDALCREYGAVLIYDAAQAFGSRYHGKSLLEYGDYSICSFHATKIFHTVEGGCVVYHSADAHKALPLARAFGHINDTHYSLGINGKMSELHAAMGLSLLPGTDAELARRREVRAMYDAALEGLPLQRPALREGLDWNSAYYPVLLPDEECRVLAEQTLKEHGIHPRRYFYPTLNTLPYLKEEWRVSCPVAEDAARRVLCLPMYGGLNSKDTQRVASYMNSALYGSAKLFSSNF, from the coding sequence ATGCAACATCCTATATACGTTACAAAAACACGTCTGCCAGAGCCGGAAACTTTTTCACGGCTCTGCAAGGACATTTTTCAGCGCGCCTGGATCACTAATAACGGTCAGTGTGTACAGGAGCTTGAACGTACCCTGGCGGAATACCTTGGCGTGTCGCATGTGCTGGTGTGCAATAACGGCACGATGGCCCTCATGCTGGCCATCCAGTGCGCCGGGCTGGCCGGGAAAAAAGTAGCGGTCACACCCTATACATATGTGGCGACGCTTTCCGCCTTGCTCTGGCTGCACTGTACTCCCGTTTTTGTGGATATTGAACCGGATACGCTCTGTCTCTCACCGGAACTGCTGCGCGGGCGTTTTGAGGAAGAACCGGATATTGCCGGAGTGCTGCCCGTACATATTTACGGTTTGGCCTGTGATGTGGAAAACCTGGACGCCCTTTGCCGGGAATACGGCGCGGTTCTCATCTACGACGCGGCGCAGGCTTTCGGTTCCCGCTATCACGGAAAAAGTCTGCTGGAGTATGGCGACTACAGCATCTGCAGCTTCCACGCCACCAAAATTTTTCATACGGTGGAAGGCGGCTGTGTTGTTTACCATAGCGCGGACGCCCATAAAGCCCTGCCGCTCGCCCGCGCATTCGGGCACATCAATGATACGCATTACAGTCTGGGCATCAACGGCAAGATGAGCGAACTCCACGCCGCGATGGGCCTGTCCCTGTTGCCGGGCACGGATGCGGAACTGGCGCGGCGCAGGGAAGTGCGCGCCATGTACGACGCGGCTTTGGAGGGACTGCCGTTGCAACGCCCGGCCCTGCGCGAAGGGCTGGACTGGAACAGCGCCTATTATCCCGTCCTTCTGCCGGATGAAGAGTGCCGCGTCCTCGCTGAACAGACGTTAAAAGAACACGGTATTCATCCCCGCCGCTATTTTTACCCCACGCTCAATACATTGCCATACCTGAAAGAAGAATGGCGAGTATCCTGTCCGGTTGCCGAAGATGCCGCCCGGCGGGTTTTGTGTTTGCCCATGTACGGCGGGTTGAACAGCAAGGATACCCAGCGGGTCGCATCATATATGAATTCAGCCCTGTATGGCAGCGCAAAACTTTTCTCCTCCAATTTTTAA
- a CDS encoding glycosyltransferase family 4 protein, with product MMFSSSLPLSPSGYGIRSHAIAGHLLRHGVRLSVFTKPGYPLTAWTGPQAVTPSDTVENVTYNRLPLHPVGMGEFGEGYREQASSLIAAVARRCRASIIHAASDMENGLPAMLAAKKAGTKGIYEYRGMWHYSTAARNTWFPWTEPFQRRQRLELQTGQLADACFAISEALKAELVAEGLPEDKIMVLPNAVDVERFAPLPPDQELLEKYALHGRIVVGFIGSFTAYEGLESLMDAVLELNWRNFPVSLLLVGDGADNVKRLKALHRARGGHPAIIFTGRVPFEDVKRYYSLIDIMPFPRIPAKVCQCVPPLKPLEAMAMGKTVLVSNVAALTEIVRDGETGLVFESGNPPDLVKKLEALLTMPDLRQRLAHKGRAWVLTERDWHKISERILRVYEALLEK from the coding sequence ATGATGTTCAGCTCTTCCCTGCCGCTCAGCCCATCGGGGTATGGGATACGTTCTCACGCCATAGCCGGTCACCTGTTACGACACGGTGTGCGCCTCAGTGTATTCACCAAGCCCGGTTATCCCCTTACAGCCTGGACTGGCCCGCAGGCGGTAACGCCAAGCGACACCGTTGAAAACGTCACCTATAACCGTCTGCCGCTCCATCCTGTCGGTATGGGCGAGTTTGGGGAGGGATATCGGGAGCAGGCTTCCAGTTTGATTGCCGCTGTAGCCAGGCGCTGTCGCGCAAGCATTATTCACGCCGCTTCGGATATGGAAAACGGTCTGCCCGCCATGCTGGCCGCAAAAAAAGCGGGCACAAAAGGCATCTATGAATATCGCGGCATGTGGCACTATTCCACAGCCGCGCGCAACACATGGTTTCCCTGGACAGAACCCTTTCAGCGCAGACAACGGCTGGAGCTGCAAACCGGTCAGTTGGCGGACGCCTGTTTTGCCATATCCGAGGCGCTCAAAGCCGAACTGGTCGCCGAAGGTCTGCCGGAAGACAAAATAATGGTTCTGCCCAATGCCGTGGATGTGGAGCGATTCGCGCCTTTGCCGCCCGATCAGGAGTTGCTGGAAAAATACGCTCTGCACGGCCGCATCGTCGTGGGCTTCATCGGTTCGTTCACAGCCTACGAGGGGCTGGAAAGTCTTATGGATGCTGTTCTGGAGCTGAACTGGCGCAACTTTCCGGTCTCCCTGCTTCTGGTCGGGGACGGCGCAGACAACGTAAAGCGGCTGAAGGCCCTGCACCGAGCCCGCGGCGGTCATCCGGCCATTATATTTACCGGGCGCGTCCCCTTTGAGGACGTAAAGCGCTACTATTCGCTGATTGACATCATGCCTTTTCCCCGCATTCCGGCAAAAGTTTGTCAATGTGTTCCCCCCTTGAAACCGCTGGAAGCAATGGCAATGGGCAAAACAGTTCTGGTCTCCAATGTGGCGGCCCTGACCGAGATTGTACGGGATGGCGAAACCGGACTGGTTTTTGAATCCGGCAATCCGCCCGATCTGGTGAAAAAACTGGAGGCGCTGCTTACCATGCCGGATTTGCGGCAACGCCTTGCACATAAGGGCCGCGCCTGGGTGCTGACTGAAAGGGACTGGCACAAGATCAGTGAGCGTATTCTGCGCGTATACGAAGCACTGCTGGAGAAATAA